Proteins encoded within one genomic window of Thermodesulfovibrionales bacterium:
- a CDS encoding branched-chain amino acid ABC transporter permease: protein MRRHIPLIVLTIAALLPFAGFSTYVMHILILVFIWTTIGMAWNLLGGYCGQVSFGHAAYFGVGAYTAGILYAKLGMSPWWGIPFSIVIVGIFALILGFIVLRLRGPFFALATLASGEVMRITAENLVGFTGGSLGIMVQERTWVGKLWYYYIILLIASATYFLVKKLIESKLGYYFVAIREDQDAAESLGINTTFYKTIALCLSGTITGIAGAFYTNYMGYIDPNVVFALHDISIIAIMIVMVGGVATYLGPFVGAIIMVVLAEFIRSLPGLGTAYQTLFGILLIVIVIYLPNGIVGDFPKLSRVLSRMVRTSR, encoded by the coding sequence ATGAGGAGACACATTCCTCTTATCGTTCTGACCATCGCTGCGCTTCTCCCGTTTGCCGGCTTCAGCACGTACGTGATGCATATCCTCATACTCGTCTTTATCTGGACCACGATAGGTATGGCATGGAACCTCCTCGGCGGTTACTGCGGCCAGGTATCTTTCGGCCACGCCGCCTATTTCGGAGTCGGGGCTTACACAGCGGGCATCCTCTACGCGAAACTCGGCATGTCACCCTGGTGGGGAATACCCTTCAGTATCGTCATCGTCGGAATCTTCGCCCTGATTCTCGGGTTCATAGTCCTGAGGCTGAGGGGACCCTTTTTTGCACTCGCGACCCTGGCGAGCGGCGAGGTGATGAGGATCACGGCGGAGAATCTCGTCGGTTTTACCGGGGGCTCTCTCGGTATCATGGTACAGGAGAGGACCTGGGTCGGAAAACTATGGTACTACTATATCATCCTGCTCATTGCCTCGGCGACCTACTTCCTCGTGAAGAAGTTGATCGAATCAAAACTCGGATATTATTTCGTGGCGATACGGGAAGATCAGGACGCAGCGGAATCATTGGGAATAAATACGACGTTCTACAAGACCATAGCGTTATGTCTCAGCGGAACCATTACCGGAATCGCCGGGGCTTTCTATACGAATTATATGGGCTACATCGATCCGAATGTCGTCTTTGCGCTGCATGACATATCGATCATCGCGATCATGATCGTCATGGTGGGAGGGGTGGCTACCTATCTCGGTCCTTTTGTCGGAGCGATCATCATGGTCGTCCTTGCCGAATTCATCAGGTCCCTTCCAGGTCTCGGTACCGCGTACCAGACGCTCTTCGGGATTCTCCTCATCGTAATTGTCATCTATCTGCCGAACGGCATCGTCGGCGATTTTCCGAAGCTCTCGCGAGTCCTTTCGAGGATGGTGAGGACTTCGCGGTGA